In the genome of Bremerella sp. P1, the window TCGCCGCAGTTCCTCTTTCGAATCGAACAAACGCCGGCGGGAAGCGATCCGCAGCGGGTAACCGACTACGAACTGGCTTCGCGGCTGAGCTACTTCCTGACCAATACGATGCCTGACGAAGAGCTGTTTCGCCTGGCTGACGAGAATCGGCTGCATGAGCCAGAAGTCTTGAAGCAGCAAGTCGCACGGCTGCTGAAGAATGAGCGTTCGCAGGTCTTTGTGCACGACTTTGCCGAGCAGTGGCTGCACCTGGATGAACTGGATCATGCCCTGCCGAGTGAAGAGTTCTTCCCTGAATTCACGGCCCGTACTCGGCATGCGATGCGAACCGAAGTGCTGATGTTCATGGATCACCTGGTCCAGGAGAATCGCAGCGTGATCGAGTTGTTGGATTCCGATTACTCGTTCACCAACCGCGATCTGACCCCTATCTATCGCTACGGCGGCTATCAACAGGAATTCCAAAAGGCCGAGATCAACAAGCGTCGCAACCCGGAACGGGGCGGTCTGCTCGGAATGGGTGGCATCCTGGCGATGACCTCGCACGTCTCGCGAAACAGCCCCACGCGGCGCGGTAAATGGGTGTTGGATGTGCTTGTTGGCGATCCGCCGGCACCGCCACCACCAGATGTCGAGCAGATCGACGAGGGATCGGACAAGAACCAGGCCAAGAGTTTTCGCGAGTTGCTATCGCTGCATGCGGATGAATCTTCGACCTGTGCCGGCTGTCATCGTAAGATGGATCCACTCGGCTTCGCGCTCGACGAATTCAACCCGATCGGACGTTTCGAACGCGAACGTCAAGGAGAGCAAGTCAATGCGACCGGCGTACTTCCAGGCGGACGTGAGCTGAACGGCATTGTTGAGCTGAAAGGGATTTTACTGGAGCAGAAGTCCCATTTCGTGCGAAACTTAACAGAGCAGATGATGACCTACGCCCTGGGACGCGAACTCACCTATGAGGACCGCCCGGCAGTGGCTGCCATCGTCGATCGTCTTGAAGAGAACGACTTCAAGATGCAAGAGTTAATTTACGGCATCGTCGAGAGTTACCCCTTCCAATACCAGCGCGGGGCGGAACAACCGCTTGCGTCGAATCCTTAAGAGCACTCATCCACCGAGTACCGCTATGAGCATGAAACCGATCTCCCGTCGAACGCTGCTGAAAGGAACCGGCGCCGCCTTGGCTTTGCCGTGGCTGGAATCGATGGTGACTAGCAAGGCCCTGGCTGCTTCCCAGAGTGTGGCCCCGATGCGGATGGGTATTTACTCGACGGTCGGCGGTACGGTGATCGAATCGTGGAAGCCAGAAAAGGCAGGTACCCTGAGCGAGCTTCCCTCCATCCTGCGGCCGATGGAAGCCCACAAGGATAAGATGCTCGTTCTGTCAGGCCTGGCCAACCATGGTCGCTCGAAGAATGTGAACGCCCACGAGCACTGTGCTTCGATGCACCTGACCGCGGCAGCGGAGGTCGGCAAAGAGAACGGTGTGCCGGTGACGAGCATCTCGGTTGATCAGATGGCCGCCAAGCATCTCGGTTCGCAGACCTACCTGCCTAGTCTTGAGATGACAACGACGCCCGATGAATGGAAGTATTCGTATCGCGACAAGGGCGAGCCGGTCCCTTATGAAATGAATCCGCGGGTTGTCTTCGATCGGATGTTCCGTGGTCGCGAACCCATGGCCCCGGATTGGTCGGCCCGGGCCAAGCGTCGCGCGGAGAATCAAGCCAAACAAGCCAGCGTGCCCGCTGAGAAGTCGATCGATCGGCACATCCTCGACATGGTGATGGAAGACGCTCGACGGCTGCAGAAGAAGGTCGGCAAGTTCGACCAGCAGAAGCTAGAGCAGTATCTGGCCAGCGTCGAATCGGTCGAGCGGCGGATTGCGTTGGTTGAAGCTCAAGCGGCCGAGATGATGGCCGACGGCATGGGTGTGCCGGCCGAGATTCCCAAGGGGCTGCCTGCCAATGCCAAAGAGTGGGACCCGATTCATCAGGTATCATCGCAAGACCCGGAAGTCCAATCGCAGGTGATCGACCTGATGGGTGATCTGTTTGTTCTGGCCCTGCAAACCGACTCGACCCGCGTGGCCACGATGGCTGTCGGCAGCGACGGTTCGATGATGCCAGGCGTGGTGACGGTCGGTTTCGAGCGGCACTTTCACACGCTCGAACACCAAGGAGGCAACCCCGATCCACGCCGCAGCGATCCGATCGCTCGCGAGGCTTGCCGCCAGGTAAGTCACTGGTTTGTCCAGCACTTTGCCCGCGTAGTCGATAAGATGGCAGCCATTGACGAGGGGGGTGCGAGCCTATTGGATAACACGCTTCTGCTGTTTACCAGCTACATGGCCGACGGGGGCCACCACCGCGAAGACTACCCGGCGATGCTGGTTGGTAACGCTCAAGGCACCCTCAAAACCGGTCGCCACATCGCCTTCCCGCAAGGAACCCCGATGGCGAACCTCTTCATCGAAATGCTCGACCGAGTCGGGGTGAAAGTGGGCGAGTTCGGCGACAGCGTCACGTCGCCCGGTGCCGCATTCGGCGGGCGGCTTCCCGATTTGGTCTAACGCCTATCAAACATTCGCTCCCAATCGGTGGCTCAACCGATGCAGGGTTGGACTGGCGTCATCTTCTGGCAAGTGGACGTGAATGATGCTCATTGCATCGCGATCGTCCCAGGCTTGGTGCAGGGCCGCGTGGAATTCTTTTTCGGTGCTGACTTCGTACCCTTTGCCGCCGCGCAGGACTTCGGGCAGTTTGCTGTACGACCAAGGGTGTATCTCGTTGTACTTCCAGTCGCCTGGGTGTAGCCAGCGCTCGGTTCCGTAGCCGTGATTGTCCAACACGATAATCACCGGGTCGTAGCCAAGCCGGACGATGGTCGACAATTCCATGCCGGTCATCTGGAAAGCCCCGTCACCGATCACAGCCACGATGCGAGCATCGCGGCGGGCCGTCTGGGCACCGAGCGTGGCCGGTACGGCGAATCCCATGGACGTGTAGTAAGCAGGGCTCAAGAATTCGCTGCGTCCCTGGGTGACCAGTTCCGTCGCGGCAAAGAGCGAATCACCGATATCGGCAATGACAACCGTTTCGTCATCCAGCAGAGGATTGATCATCTGCATCATGCGCTGTGTGGTGATCGGATTGTCGGTGATGTCGCCGACCGGGGGCATCTGCATGCGGATCCCTTCGGGCAGCGTGCGTTTGGCACATGTGATGTTTCGCTGGGCAAGCTGCCGTACAAATTCAGGAAGCGTGATGCCGTGATAGTGATGATGCTTCAGGCGAAGTTGCTCGCTGGTCGCATAAATGCACTTCGACGGATCGAGGTTCGCCGTGAAGACGCCCATGTTGATGTCGGTCATGAACGTCCCCAGCAGCAGCACCAGGTCACTCTCTTCGACAAACCGGGTCACTTCTTCCCGGCCAATCGCCCCTTCGTAAAGACCGACATACAAGGGATGCGTTTCTCGAATGACACTTTTGCCCAGCACGGTAGCCGCGACCGGAATCTGGGTATGCTCAGCTAGGGCAACCAGTTCATCCTGGAGATGAAAGCGGTGCAGCTCGACGCCGGCCAGAATCACCGGCTTCTCGGCATTTTCAATCAACTGCGCCGCTTCGCCGACGGCTTCGGTCAATGCCTGTGGATCACTGGTGTTTTCCTGAGAAGGAAAGACGTGGCTGATATGCGGAACGACATTCACCATGTCGCGCGGCAGTTCAATGTAGCCAGGCCGCTTGAAACGCACGACCGCATCCAACACGCGATCGATCTCACGGAAGGCACTCACCGGGTCCGAGAGTTCCGCGCCGGCGATGCAAAGCTTCTCGAAGACATCTTTCTGCGTGTTGAAGTCGCGCACCATGTGGTGCAAAAGAGGATTGTTGTTGCGTTCTCGCAGGCCGGGCGAACCGGTCAGAATAACCACGGGGGACTTCTCGGCGTAGGCTCCGGCAATGCTGTTACAAATGCTAAGACCGCCGACACAGTACGTCACGCAAACCGCACCCAGTCCTTTCACGCGTGCATAGGAATCGGCCGCGAAGCCTGCACAGTCTTCCCGGGTACAGCCCACCACGTTGATGGGACTCTTCTCGAGCATGCCGTAGAAGGAAAGGATATAGTCGCCAGGAATGCCAAAGATGTCTTCCAGGCCATATTCCTGCAGCCGCCGAATGAGATACTGGCCGATCGAAACACCGCTCACAGTTTGCGAGACAGGCACACTCGGGGAAGGGGCGGAACGATTCATCCTGGTCGACTCCCAATCAAACGGTACGTGTGAAAAGCCAGCTACCTACATTGTAGAAATTCGATCCTTTCGCGGCAGGTAATTCTTGTTCGTGATAGCTGATGGCTACCCTACCCCCACCCCATGCCCCCACAGTATGGCAAAGCACCTATTTCGTCAGAAGGGGCAAAAGCGTGTGATATCGGGGGGTTTGCGAGATCCAGGACATTTTATAGGTGAAATGAGAGATTCCTCACAGATTACTGGTTAAAGCGTTACTTAAACTTCGGTTCTGTTTTTTTAACCACTTAATTTCGCGAGTTATCCGACAGTCGGGCAGCGGCTGTCAGGAGCTTGGGTTGGGGGGTGAAATGGACTGCAGCCTCACTGCCCCGAGGCGAAGGTCGTTTCGCCTCCCCCCTTTTCTTACCTACAGCAATGGTCGGCGCACTGTTTGCTTCTTACCTCTTCAGGAAAGCCCGTGAGCAAAGCGGCTCACCCGAGAATTTCTCGTTAGACATTCGAGGAGAATACCATGACCAAACAACAAGAACTTGATCGAGGTTATCCACATTCCGATCCTGATGCTAAATCACCCCCGGACGTTGTCTCCTGGTTGGCCGTCGCAATCGTCGGCCTAGGATTGATCGCCGGACTTCTTATCTTGGGACCCGCGTTGGCGTTGTGGCAGGCAAACTGATTTAATGGGCGGCATAGTCCTTGTTTAGCCTACTGATTCGCCGCCTAGCACCATGTCCCAATTGAATTCTGATTCCGATCCGTCGCTTGCTGAAGTGAATGACCAGCGTGATCGATCTCGAACACCTCTGATTGTTGGAGGTGTTCTCTTTTTGGTCCTACTTATCGGCTGCGTCGTTCTCGGTCCGATCGCCTCGGCCCTTTTGCAAGTCCGAGAAAACGCACGGCGAACGACCTGCATGAATCATCTGCGGCAGTTGGGCGTTCAGATCGAGGACTACTATGTGGTCCACAATGCGTTCCCGCCTGGGTGGGAAGTGCCGATGGATGAAGCGCCTTCGCTGCCAACATGGGGATGGCCTTCCAAACTGGTCAGCATGACCGACATCACCTATCCCACGCCGCAAGATTTAGAGACGCCACTGGCCGAAGTCTTGATCGCCGATGATCAGCGTATGGAGTTCGTACAAACTTACTTTCAAGAATACTTGTGTCCTTCGGACGATGCCCTGGCTTACAACGGCGAAAACCACCCCGACCGACGCTGGGTTCACGATGGCAATCCGGTCCCTTTCGGGCTGAGCATGTACGTCGGCAACGCTGGGCACCGTCATGATGCCGTCGGCAGCCAAGTGAACACCGGCATCTTCTACGGAAACTCTGCGGTGACCCTGGCCGATGTGACCGATGGGGTCAGTCACACCATCATGCTCGGCGAACGTGATTTAACGCGTTGCCGTGCCGGCAGTTGGCCTGGTGTGCCTGACCCGATGAAGCACGACGGTGGGCCGTCGATCTGGAATGTGGTTGCTGGGGCCAAGCCAAAGATCAATGCACCACCCTGGGATGGCGATATGCTGTGCGGCGAAGGCTTTTCAAGTCTGCACCCCGGCGGGGCTAACGTGCTGCTGGTCGACGGATCGGTTGAGTTTCTCACCACCGATACGGATACGCAGTGGCAGCCTGAACCGACGGCAGGCAAGATGGGTGTTCTTCAGCAGATGATGATTCGCAACGACGGAGAAAAGAACGATCCCTAGTTGTTCTGCGTAATCATCTTCAACCAACTAATCGCCATGGGAATGCCGGGGTCGAGCATTGGCTCGAAGTGACCACCTCTCGGGACACGGACGACCGTGACATCGCTTCCCATTTCGCGAAGCTTTTTGCCGAACGAATCGGCCGGCCCGGTGATATCAGGCCGATCGTCACCTGCGATGAATAGAAACGTAGGTCGGCTTAAGCGATGGATGTGGGTGATCGGCGAAATTTCATTGACGTAAATGCCAGCCTCCGGCACGATCTCGGCATTCTGCACGTAGGTGATCCCATCGACACCCAAAGAAGCGCGGATATCAACCGCTGGCATAAACGCGATGGCTCCTTTCACCTGAGGTTCCATCTCGGCGACGTAGAGAGCCATCGTCCCGGCAGAACTATGACCGGCGGTGTAAAACTGTTGGGGATCGACAAATGAGACTTTCTCCCGGGCGTAGGCCATGGCGACCTGCGCGTTGAGAAGTCCTGACTTGGCCTGGCGGAATTTCTCGGCAGCCGACTTTAACTGGTCATCTGACGAAGTCTGAGCGTCCGCATTGCCACTAAGTTCGTACGCAACCACTGCGAAGCCAGCTCGTGCCCACGGTAAGTGTTCGGGAGTATCTCCATTGGCAAGTTGCAGGCCGTGGATCATCATCGTTCCGGCTGGGGCAATGAAGACGCACGGTATCTTCGTCTGAGGCAGCGGATCCGGATGATAGATCCACAGTGTCATCGATTGTCCGTTGGGAAGCTTCGTCTGCACGACCGCTTTACGAACACCACCACCTCGCTCCACTCTGAAAACGGCGTCGGGAGCCTGCCTGGCGATGTTGCTCAGGTAATTCGCCGGGGCGAGCAGTTGGTCGGCGAACTCGGATTCCACGAGCGTTTCGGTGACCGGCTGGTTTTGGGAACAGCCCAAACCAAAGCACGTGGTGACCGAAAATCCAACGAGCACTACAAACAAGCGGTACGACATTAAGGCAACCTGATAAACCAATCGGGGGAACAGGCCTATTGTAACTCGGGGGAGATCGAGATTGAAACAGCGGCTTGCTCTCCAAGGTCGTCCGGTTGTCAGGTCAAACGAAAAGGCTAACCTTGGGGTTTTCGCCTATCCGAAGTTCCCCCATGCCACGCACCAAGTCGAAATCTCGCTCGAAACCAGAGAATTCTTCGCCTGTGGGCGGGTCGCTGGCTGCGTTTCAATCGCACGTATTTGCCTGGTTCGCGGCCCACAAACGGGATTTGCCGTGGCGGAAATCGCAGGACCCTTATCGCGTCTGGATCAGCGAAATCATGCTTCAGCAGACGCAAGTCGCGACGGTCAAAGAATACTTCCGCCGATTTACGGCCGAGTTTCCGCACGTGAGCGACCTGGCCGAGGCCGAAGAACAACAGGTACTACTGCTTTGGGAAGGGCTTGGCTACTATCGCCGGGCTCGCCAACTGCACGCCGCCGCCAAGGAAATTGTCGAGCGTTACGACGGCAAGTTCCCGCAGACGGTCGACGAGATCCAAAGCCTGCCTGGTATCGGCAGATATACGGCGGGGGCGATCGCTTCGATTGCCTATGGTCTCAAAGCTCCGATCCTGGAAGCGAATACGCAGCGACTGTTTGCCAGGCTCATCGGTTGGGACCAGGTACTTACAACCTCAGCAAGTCAAAAACGGCTATGGGAATTCGCGGAAGAGATTCTTCCCGATCATGATGTCGGTATCTTCAACCAGGCCCTGATGGAGATCGGCAGCCTGGTCTGCACGCCCAAGAATCCCAGTTGTTCGCAATGTCCTTTGGTTGCCCACTGCGAGGCGTATCAGCAAGGCCGGCAGGATGAGATTCCGCAGCCTAAGAAGAAGATCGAATTTATTCCTATCACCGAGATCGCCCTGGTCGTACGCCGTAAGAACGAGGTCCTCGTGCGGCAATGCGGGCAAGACGAACGCTGGGCGGGCCTATGGGATTTCCCCCGGTTCTCTGTGGAGAACCAAGAAGAACTGAACGTGGTGGAAGCCCAACTGAAAGAGGCCTCGGGAATTGAGGCCTCGTTGGGTTCTCACGTGACGACGATCAAGCATGGCGTCACCAAGTATCGCATCACGCTTCTGTGTCACGAGATGGCTTACAAGAAAGGTCGCCTTCGCCCCGAGGCTGGCCCCGATGGCGAGCCCCGCGTATGGCAGTGGCGCGATGCTTCGCACCTGACCGATCTACCGTTATCGACGACCGGCCGGAAGTTAGCCAAGCTGGTGTGATCTATCGCCGTCCGTGGGAGTCTTCGGATTGGACGAACTCATCCCACAGCT includes:
- a CDS encoding DUF1552 domain-containing protein: MKPISRRTLLKGTGAALALPWLESMVTSKALAASQSVAPMRMGIYSTVGGTVIESWKPEKAGTLSELPSILRPMEAHKDKMLVLSGLANHGRSKNVNAHEHCASMHLTAAAEVGKENGVPVTSISVDQMAAKHLGSQTYLPSLEMTTTPDEWKYSYRDKGEPVPYEMNPRVVFDRMFRGREPMAPDWSARAKRRAENQAKQASVPAEKSIDRHILDMVMEDARRLQKKVGKFDQQKLEQYLASVESVERRIALVEAQAAEMMADGMGVPAEIPKGLPANAKEWDPIHQVSSQDPEVQSQVIDLMGDLFVLALQTDSTRVATMAVGSDGSMMPGVVTVGFERHFHTLEHQGGNPDPRRSDPIAREACRQVSHWFVQHFARVVDKMAAIDEGGASLLDNTLLLFTSYMADGGHHREDYPAMLVGNAQGTLKTGRHIAFPQGTPMANLFIEMLDRVGVKVGEFGDSVTSPGAAFGGRLPDLV
- a CDS encoding alpha-keto acid decarboxylase family protein; protein product: MNRSAPSPSVPVSQTVSGVSIGQYLIRRLQEYGLEDIFGIPGDYILSFYGMLEKSPINVVGCTREDCAGFAADSYARVKGLGAVCVTYCVGGLSICNSIAGAYAEKSPVVILTGSPGLRERNNNPLLHHMVRDFNTQKDVFEKLCIAGAELSDPVSAFREIDRVLDAVVRFKRPGYIELPRDMVNVVPHISHVFPSQENTSDPQALTEAVGEAAQLIENAEKPVILAGVELHRFHLQDELVALAEHTQIPVAATVLGKSVIRETHPLYVGLYEGAIGREEVTRFVEESDLVLLLGTFMTDINMGVFTANLDPSKCIYATSEQLRLKHHHYHGITLPEFVRQLAQRNITCAKRTLPEGIRMQMPPVGDITDNPITTQRMMQMINPLLDDETVVIADIGDSLFAATELVTQGRSEFLSPAYYTSMGFAVPATLGAQTARRDARIVAVIGDGAFQMTGMELSTIVRLGYDPVIIVLDNHGYGTERWLHPGDWKYNEIHPWSYSKLPEVLRGGKGYEVSTEKEFHAALHQAWDDRDAMSIIHVHLPEDDASPTLHRLSHRLGANV
- a CDS encoding DUF1559 family PulG-like putative transporter, with amino-acid sequence MSQLNSDSDPSLAEVNDQRDRSRTPLIVGGVLFLVLLIGCVVLGPIASALLQVRENARRTTCMNHLRQLGVQIEDYYVVHNAFPPGWEVPMDEAPSLPTWGWPSKLVSMTDITYPTPQDLETPLAEVLIADDQRMEFVQTYFQEYLCPSDDALAYNGENHPDRRWVHDGNPVPFGLSMYVGNAGHRHDAVGSQVNTGIFYGNSAVTLADVTDGVSHTIMLGERDLTRCRAGSWPGVPDPMKHDGGPSIWNVVAGAKPKINAPPWDGDMLCGEGFSSLHPGGANVLLVDGSVEFLTTDTDTQWQPEPTAGKMGVLQQMMIRNDGEKNDP
- a CDS encoding alpha/beta hydrolase family protein, with amino-acid sequence MSYRLFVVLVGFSVTTCFGLGCSQNQPVTETLVESEFADQLLAPANYLSNIARQAPDAVFRVERGGGVRKAVVQTKLPNGQSMTLWIYHPDPLPQTKIPCVFIAPAGTMMIHGLQLANGDTPEHLPWARAGFAVVAYELSGNADAQTSSDDQLKSAAEKFRQAKSGLLNAQVAMAYAREKVSFVDPQQFYTAGHSSAGTMALYVAEMEPQVKGAIAFMPAVDIRASLGVDGITYVQNAEIVPEAGIYVNEISPITHIHRLSRPTFLFIAGDDRPDITGPADSFGKKLREMGSDVTVVRVPRGGHFEPMLDPGIPMAISWLKMITQNN
- the mutY gene encoding A/G-specific adenine glycosylase gives rise to the protein MPRTKSKSRSKPENSSPVGGSLAAFQSHVFAWFAAHKRDLPWRKSQDPYRVWISEIMLQQTQVATVKEYFRRFTAEFPHVSDLAEAEEQQVLLLWEGLGYYRRARQLHAAAKEIVERYDGKFPQTVDEIQSLPGIGRYTAGAIASIAYGLKAPILEANTQRLFARLIGWDQVLTTSASQKRLWEFAEEILPDHDVGIFNQALMEIGSLVCTPKNPSCSQCPLVAHCEAYQQGRQDEIPQPKKKIEFIPITEIALVVRRKNEVLVRQCGQDERWAGLWDFPRFSVENQEELNVVEAQLKEASGIEASLGSHVTTIKHGVTKYRITLLCHEMAYKKGRLRPEAGPDGEPRVWQWRDASHLTDLPLSTTGRKLAKLV